From Rhodamnia argentea isolate NSW1041297 chromosome 10, ASM2092103v1, whole genome shotgun sequence, a single genomic window includes:
- the LOC115728298 gene encoding soluble inorganic pyrophosphatase 4, translating into MSLTDTEMAPPIETPQKIYENNHPAHPPLNERILSSMTRRSVAAHPWHDLEIGPGAPTVFNCVVEISKGSKVKYELDKKTGLIKVDRVLYSSVVYPHNYGFIPRTLCEDNDPMDVLIIMQEPVLPGCFLRAKAIGLMPMIDQGEKDDKIIAVCADDPEYRHYNDIKELPPHRLAEIRRFFEDYKKNENKEVAVNDFLPASAAYDAIQHSMNLYADYIVESLRR; encoded by the exons ATGAGTTTGACTGACACAG AAATGGCTCCTCCTATTGAGACCCCACAGAAAATTTATGAAAACAATCATCCGGCCCATCCACCTCTAAATGAAAGGATTCTCTCATCAATGACTAGGAGGTCTGTTGCTGCGCACCCTTGGCATGACCTTGAGATAG GACCTGGAGCTCCAACGGTCTTCAATTGT GTGGTTGAAATCAGTAAAGGGAGCAAGGTCAAGTATGAACTTGACAAGAAAACTGGACTGATCAAG GTTGACCGTGTACTGTATTCTTCAGTTGTGTACCCCCACAACTACGGTTTCATCCCTCGAACTCTCTGCGAGGATAATGACCCTATGGATGTCTTGATCATCATGCAG GAACCTGTTCTTCCTGGATGCTTTCTTAGGGCTAAAGCTATTGGGCTCATGCCTATGATTGATCAG GGCGAGAAAGATGACAAGATAATTGCTGTTTGCGCTGATGATCCTGAATACCGGCATTACAATGATATTAAGGAGCTCCCACCCCATCGTCTGGCTGAAATTCGTCGTTTCTTTGAAGATT ACAAGAAAAATGAGAACAAGGAAGTTGCAGTTAATGATTTCCTGCCTGCCTCTGCTGCCTATGATGCAATTCAGCACTCCAT GAACCTGTATGCAGACTACATTGTGGAGAGCTTGAGGAGATAG